The Quercus lobata isolate SW786 chromosome 9, ValleyOak3.0 Primary Assembly, whole genome shotgun sequence region TCTTGCGGTTCCCACTCTCGTGCCACTGGGAGTACTGATATGAATGACCAATCAAGGTGAAAATTTCATagtgatatatatttttgaaaagtgtTGCCAATGAAAATCTCTAGCTTTGTAGTTTTGAATGAACACTTCATAATTTGAACTGTTGCCATACTTCATTATGTTGaaagttatataatttataatgttgAACTTCATGTTAACTTTTTGTACCGTTTTCCAGTGGCTCACATGCTATCTTTACAATTACTATGGAGCAAAAGAATTTTGCACACAATGAAGACATTGGTGATGACATCATATGTGCAAAACTGCTTCTAGTGGATCTCGCTGGTAAAGGTAGAGACTTGGTCTTGGGGTTTCAATCTGTTACAAAATGGTTTATAAGATAGTGGCAAGATGAACATCTATAGCTTTGTagttttaaattctaaaatagcCATCTATTGTGAATGTGATATATGGAATGAAAAGTATGTTTCATCATTTAAATTGGAGTTTTTCccatttgtgtttgttttaatagTTTATTTGATGTAGGAACTTCTATCAATGAGGATTTATTGGCACTTGGCAAGGTGATAAGTGACTTGGGAGgtaaaaggaagaggaaagaaaTACGTCACATTCCGTATCGTGATAGGAAGTTAACCCACTTGTTACAGGCAAgtgaataaatatttatttttcttacttaaATTGTAAGTATAATTTCTTAGAATTTGCTTGTACCAATGAAATTGGATCTGGTCATGGATTAGCACATTATATTTTACATAACACAAGAACACATAGTAAGAAGGTGTAATATGGAGACTGCCATAAGTACCAAAATAATGGAATAAGGGttattattaacattttttggtatttaaagtgaaaatttgaCTGATTGTAAAAAATTCTCTCATGATTgtttattgaaatttgaatctGTAGGATTCTCTTGGAGGAAACAGCAAAACGGTTATGATTGGTATGTGTCAATATACTTATTCAAGCATCTTAGATCTTTCTTTCTTGTAAttcctcctttttatttttaatgttaacAATGTTTTGTATTGATTGAAGCTTGTGTACGTCCTGCCAACGCAAATCTTAAGGAAACCCTGAGCACATTGAAGTATGCAAATCATGCTCGCAACATTCAGAACAAGGCAGCTGTAAGTATTCTCTCAACATACTTTATTGGTTCAATCTACTGTTGAACTGTGTTTGTGGGCCTCTTAGATCCCATCTTTCTTAGGGTCTGGTCATGGAAATGGTAGAGTGTaactatacatacatacatagatTGATAACTATACATACATATTCTTTCCTAGAAAGAGATTTTTCTCCATTATTAATTTGCTGTCCAAGAACTGTTTTGGTAACCACATTATCATTGAGTGCAGCATACTGAAACCGGGTAATTTCTCTCTAGTTGATtgcttaaaaaatcaaaacaatataaattgaagatattaaatataataaaaaagcagATATTTGTCTAACAAAGTTGCCTGTGTATAGTTGGCTGTCGTTTTTATCATCATTGTATGTTACCTTTAATGTGCTTAGGTGTAGGGCTTTCACTgttatttcatacttttttttttttataattacatGCCAGGTTTTgccacaaaaaacaaaaaaagcttCTATGTCTACAAAACGTTGCATTGACTGTAGAGAAAAGGACTCAGAAATAAGAGATAAGGACTCagaaataagagatttgaaggAAAAGGTTCTGAAGTTGGAGATGGACAAAGCAGAACTTATACGTTCACTGGTAAGTGCATTACGGTACCTCTAATCTGACCATGAGTAATATATCTTGGGAGAGGGAAAAAACAAATAGTGATACAATCTACATATATACATAATCTATTGGATTTGGGTGGGCCATCTATTTCATTAAATTGGATTTGGATCTATATAGCTATACTTATTAAGTGACATCATACGTTGTTAAACTATCCTTTTGACTTTCTTGGACATGGTTGTCtgttatttttcttcttattattattattttttttctattctactTTGCAATAGAATGTCTCGAAGAAAAGGAGAATGGCAATGGATGGGGACCTAAACAATGAAGGGCATAAGAATGACTTGCGCAACCAGGTAGGCGCacccttctcttctttttaacaatcaaccaaaaatagtttgctttttttttttggtattttactTGCTGAATTATGCTATACATGATTTCCAGTTACATATTATTGGTTAATTGTTTCTATTgctgttcttttttatttttattttattttttattttttttaatttttttaccatcaGCCAAAAACTGtttgcttcttttcttcttcttctttttttttttttttttttttttttttttttttttgtattattttactGGCTGAATTATTCTATACATGATTTTAGGGCTACAGGAGCTCCTCTAGATCAGAAGACATGGATACATCTGAATCAGAATATTTGGATGATTCGGATGATGATGATTGGCCACAGGAGCTCCTCCATTGCAGCTCTTGCAGTAAAAACTCTTCTTGCAAAACAGTGAGATGCACATGCCATGCTTCTGGATGTAGTTGTGGGACTTTGTGTGCTTGTTTACCTAGTAAGTGTGCCAACCGCAGTTGAAATGGAGCTGGTAGCTGCACAAATTGAAGAATGGGATGAAGAAAGTTCTGTTCCGCTAGCCCATGTCTTGCATATTTTTGGATGGGGCAGTGAAGTAGAGGCACAGATCAATGCAATTTTATTTGAAAGTGCAATCCGTTCATCTGAATTTTCTCCTGAATTACTATCTAGCATTCCACATATTCCTTGGGAGGTGCCACCTGAGGAAGTTAAAAGTAGAAGAGATCTTCGAAATTTGTGCATATTTACTATTGACCCTTCCACTGCCATTGAACTGGATGATGCTCTCTCTATTGAAAAATTGTCCAATGGCAATTTCAGAGTAGGAGTCCACATTGCGGATGtgtcatattttattttaccggACACAGCCATCGAGATAGAAGCACAAGTTGGATCAACAAGTGTCTATCTGTCACAATACAAATTACCAATGTTGCCCCCAATGTTTTCAGAGAATCTGTGTTCTCTTAACCCTGGAGTAGACAGACttgcattttctatttttgtggACATCAACTATGCTGGGGATGTTGTTGACCATTGGATTGGCCACTCTGTGATACAATCTTGTTGCAAGCTTTCATACAAACAGGCTCAGGACATTATTGATGAAATAAGTAATGTGGATAGTTCTAATATCACTGAAAATGGGAATCCCCAGTTGTATGGCCATTTCAAGTGGCCTGATGTTGTTAGATCTGTTAAAAGCCTTCATGAaatctccaaaattttgaaGGAGAAGAGATTTAGTGATGGGGCTTTACGTCTGGAGAGCTCCAAAGTTGTTTATCTATTTGATGATCATGGTATTCCATATGATAGCATGCTTTGTGGACAGAAGGAGTCAAACTTTTTGGTTGAGTTTATGCTTTTGGCAAATAGGACAGCTGCGGAAATCATATCTAGAGCTTTTCCTGATAGTGCATTACTGTGGAGGCATCCTGAACCAAATATGTGGAAGCTCAGAGAGTTTGAAGCATTTTGTTGCAAACATGGTTTGGAATTGGACACTTCTTCTTCTGGTCGGTTTAATCAGTCGCTGGAGCAAATCAGGGAAAAGCTCAAGGATGATACTGTGCTGTTTGACATTCTGATCTCATATGCTTCGAGACCAATGCAAGTGGCTACTTACTTTTGTAGTGGAGATCAGAAAAACGGTGAAAATGATTGGGGTCATTATGCACTGGCTGTTCCTCACTACACTCATTTTACTTCACCTCTGCATCGGTATCCTGATATTATAGTGCACCGGACACTGGCTGCAGCCATAGAGGCTGAGGAGTTGTACTTGAATTATCGAGGATCTCTGCCAAAAGTTAGCAGGGGAGAGAAAGTAGCAAGAAGATGTTTCACTTGTATTCATTTTGATAGAGATACTGCGGAATCCCTGGAAGGTAAGAAAGCACTGTCAGCTGCAGCAGTAAAGCATGGAGTTCCCTGCTCTGAATCACTTGCAGATGTTGCTGCTTATTGCAATGAAAGAAAGCAGGCTAGCAGTCATGTGAAGGATGCCTGTGACAAGCTCTACATGTGGGTcctgctaaagaaaaaaaaggtattttttattcttccttcAGCGCAATTTTAATTTGCAGTCCTCTTTCGTTAAcctttaaaaacaaattattacCACTGGTGGATTGTGATTGTGGAAAGATATTAGTGCATCACTAAGGTGCTACATTGTCCTACATTAAATGCTGCATTCACTTTGGGATTTGTTATCTATGTCTGCTTTTGTCATACCTCCTGCCACCATACTCTGTATTTACATATTTCATATCATATACTTGCATCATGATTTTTGTTATCTTTAACTTGAATTccaatgtgtgtgtgtatatatatagatcctTAGTATTTGGCAGGAATGCTACAACCAAGTACCCTCACTATGTGAAATGTGTTCACCCTCATTCTCTTCATGGGTAGCTTTCTATCAGACTTGATAGTTTAATAATTCAAAGCATTGTACTGTAACTACTGTTCCAATCTTGAAGTGTGCATTCTTAATTAGAAGCTTAATGTAAAATCTAAGAAGCACAGACACTGACATGACATGAGACAAGGCAACACTGCAATTCTTAAAAAACTAGGACATGACATTGTAGGGACATGgtaactaattaattatttttaggtATTTTAGGGTGTAATTTATTAGTAGCAATcacatttttattaattttatctaCAAATAATTCAActtcaaacataaataaaaaatgcaactaaatgataatttttgacaataaaatattgtatttttaacAGTAAATTGACCATAATgtactaataaataataattttaacagaagatttatattttataacaattaataataaaaaatgaataaaatccaaaaacttaACCAGACTATAATTTATTGGTAACTAACAATCTTAAGGATTTAACCaaaaatgaaattacaatttaaaaccCCTTGTCTTGATAGATACGAGAGAATAGAACTCtctagaaacaaaaacaaaaataaaataaaataaaaaaatttttttttttaataaaaaagtcaaaaacattAGAGTAGAGAACAAGGCCAGGTGGGCGAGACCGCAAGAGAGATGTAAAGTTGATGGTGAGGAGTGATCTGCAACAACTTTGAGAAATCTGATGGAGGTGCAATGGTCCTTTTGGGTCACTGATCTGACACTGAGGATGGCCAACAAGGTGCGATGCTGCTGTTTGGATGATCTGGCAGTGAGAAAGCCAAGGATGGCTGGTAGCGCAACACagagagagtgtgtgagagAACTGGGGAGCTGTTTGAGAGTGTGAAAGAGAGGgaagtttgttttgaaaagttttgttCTACAGATTGATGATTGTTATCATGGTAGACTGGTAGGGAAGAAAATCAttgattttttagttatttatttttttaattgtcagCTGTGTTGAGAGTGGGCTGCAACCATGTCGAGCCCGTgtcccaattaaaaaataatttttttggtcgGACACTCCACAGGCGGGCATGTAAGCAGCCATGtctgacacacacacacaaccatTTTCGTTGCGTCCATGCGTCCTAGTATAAAATAACCAGTAAAATTTTATCAGTCTGATTGAGCCAAATACTTTGAATTCGAGTTGGTATTATGGTTGTTGAGGCATTGCTCTCTTTGTTATGTTCATCCTGAGTGTTTCAGTGTTTGGATTGTGCTTCATGTTTGGCCTATCTATTGTCCTACTGCAGATTTTATTTTCAGAAGCAAGAGTATTGGGTCTTGGGCCAAGATTCATGTCCATTTATATTCAAAAGCTAGCTGTAAGTTGTTTCTGACTTCTATCTTCCTTAATTaaaaaccctctctctctctctcactctccccctttttttttcccatttgtttTTCTCTGTGCTGCCCTTAATTTTTATCCTGTCATTCTATCAGATTGAGCGCCGGATATATTATGATGAAGTAGAAGGCTTGACTGTGGAATGGCTGGAGACTACTTCCACATTGGTGCTTAGTTTAGCTAACAAACGCTCTTCTAGGAGAGGTGGCCCTGGTAAATGGAGGGCACTTGAAGACATTGAATTTGTTGTAAGTCCATGTGATGTGAAAATTGAACTGGGGGTGTTTGGAGGGAGTTCTAGTGAACAGGTAGGTGATACTGGTGTTGCTGCTCAGGCTTCAGAGCCCATTTGCAAATCTGTCATTTCAAATACTGAAGTTGATCCTGGAGTTTCCCCCTCACAGTGCATCTCCTTTCAACCATTCCTGTAGTACTTCATGCAGTAGGTGGGGATGATGGTCCCCTTGATATTGGGGCAAGGCTTTACCTGAGCTCATATCTAAGGTAACTTGGGTGTTTGGTAGTGTCAAACTACTGCAACTGAAGGAGACTCTGTGGAGATGAAGATAACAGAGCTTTGTATGGAATGGGCAAGCTCTGTTGTAGATATGAATTAGTGTATAGTTCACAAGAGTtttagaagagagaaaaatttgtgGTTTAAGTCTGGTGATGCTTTATGAATCTATGATGCTAAAATGGTGGTGTAGCTGTAGATAATGGTGGAGGTTTTCGTTGTGGCTTTAACTTAAGtggtttttctgtttttttaacAGATGCAGCTTGCCGGAATAGGCCCTTGTGTTTGTAGCCAGTTCCATCCAATATTTTACTTGTTGAAAATCTACCTTCAACTTGGGATTTGAGCTTCGAAGCCAAATTCATGCTGTATTTTTCTCCTTCTGACTGCAGcccaatatattttttgattttgggtgGTCGGATCTAGTAACTTCAATTTGGTATGTTATTGCCTTTATTGTATTTTGAACTGTTAAAACTGGGTGACTGGCAGTAGCTCCCTGTCAGAATAATGTGTTGTCTTCTTTCCCTAGGTGAAAACTTGAACTGGAACTGTAATCATCTTTTGAAGTGCTGCTTGGCTTGTATTTCAGCTCAAGCGTGCAGCAGCACATAGATCTCTTATTAATGGATATTTTTTGTTGGGTATTAATTTAACAGTTTCTTTGAAATAGTAGGTGTGACAAATGGGCAGGTTGGGTCATAAATGAGTTAAGTGTATAATTacccatttattcatttatgactcgtttatatataaattaattatccattaccaacccaatttatttaattagtagtAATCCACCCATTCAACCcaatatgacccaaatacctcttaaactacttaaatatcctcttgacctccaaaattaccaaaatcctCTTAAATACCCAAAATGGCATAAATATCCCTAcacttccaaaattaccaatatatcCTTGGACATCCAAAATTATCTCCAAagtctctaaaatgagcaaaatactgtcaaaatctttaaaatgagcaaaatacctatgaaatatctaaaataatcaaaatactcctgatatctctaaaattatcaaatatgctcaaaaaccactaaaatgaccaaaatattcccaaaatctctaaaatgagcaaaatactcatgaaacttctaaaatgatcaaaatgcTCCCAAtatctctaaaattaccaaatataggtaaaaaccactaaaatgatcaaaatatttccaaaatctttaaaatgagcaaaatgccctctaaaatctctaaaatatccaaaatatccccagaacttaaaaattaccaaaatacctcaaaaacctgaaaatgaccaaaatatcccttaaatctaaaaaatgatcgaaataccccctaaacttaaaaaatgaccgaaatacctttgaaactttaaaattacGAAAAATACCCGTAAAATCTAAAAGATGATCAAAATACCTTCGATACctagaaaatgactaaaatacccccgaaacctgagaaaattaccaaattaccctgtaacctaaaaaatgaccgaaaaacccccaaaatctataaaatgaccaaaataccccctaaacttaaaaaggaccaaaataccctgaaaactaaaaaatgactaaaatacccccctaaaacctaaaaatgatcaaaataccctaaaaatgatcgaaatatccttgaaacttaaaaattagcaaaatacaccctaaaactaaaaaattaccaaaatcccccctaaacctaaaaaatgaccgaaataccttcgaaacctaaaaaatgactgaaatacttccaaaacctaaaaaattaccaaaataccctgaaacctaaaaaatgatcgaaataccccaaaacctaaaaaatgaccaaaataaccctaaaacctaaaaaatcgATCGATAAaaacccttgaaacctaaattatgaccaaaatacccctaaacatGTAAGATGACCGAAATACACCTGAAACATCTAAAACTACCAAAATAgaggtttggggtattttggatgttttgagaatatgttcgacaaattaaaggttctaagagtatttcaattattttataggtttcgagggaatttcggtaattttataggtttcgagggaatttcggtaattttttaggttacaagggaatttcaataattttttagtttttggggttattttgatcattttttctattttaagggtatttcaataattttctaggttatgagggtatttttgtcatcttttagggttttaggggtatttcaataatttttagatttctttttggTTATTTCGGTAAATTTCTAGGTTTcagaagtattttggtaatttttaggttttggggtatttcaacaattttttagggttcaagggtattttggtcattttcttggattttggattttgggggtattttgataattttcaagttttgggggtattttggtaatttctaggttttggggggggggattttggtcattttttgggtttcaggagtattttggtcaatttttaggttttggggggtacttttgtaatttttaggtttcgatgggggtattttggtcattttctaggttttaggggtatttttgtcattttttggggtttggggtATCTTGgtaattttaggttttagggtattttggtcattttttaggttttgggagtattttggtcattttttaggtttttagggtattttggtcattttctaggtttcaggagtattttgatcgttttctagaaatttagattttatgttgtttattttaaattttagatgggttttagtgggtattcaataatttttagatttctttagggttattttggtaaatttctaGGTTTcagaagtattttggtaatttttaggttttggggtatttcaacaattttttagggttcaagggtattttggtcattttcttggattttggattttgggggtattttgataattttcaagttttgggggtattttggtaatttctaggttttggggggggggattttggtcattttttgggtttcaggagtattttggtcaatttttaggttttggggggtacttttgtaatttttaggtttcgatgggggtattttggtcattttctaggttttaggggtatttttgtcattttttggggtttggggtATCTTGgtaattttaggttttagggtattttggtcattttttaggttttgggagtattttggtcattttttaggtttttagggtattttggtcattttctaggtttcaggagtattttgatcgttttctagaaatttagattttatgttgtttattttaaattttagatgggttttaGTGGGTATTGGTGGGCTTATCCATTAAgatctatataattaaataacctaATGGGTCTATACCAATTTAGCCCAAATATTCAAATGCATTGGGTTAAGACTTGTCCAAATTAGGTGAGTAATGATGGGTGGGTTCATGGATATAGATAAAAATTGCCACATCTACTGAATAGTGATTCACTATTACCTTATACAACATTGTGCCAAAGATAAAAAGCAAttctaattagttttttatgcCAAGTTTTTGAAGAAGATACTTGTAGGTTGTAGTTTCCACCTCAAGCTTCTTGTTTATGAGGTCCTACAAAGCTTGGGGTATTATTTGgacgcccccccccccctctcaaAAGAGATAGATGAACGAAAACTCAAATATTTTACTCTCCTTAAATTCGTAAGTTGTGTAATATGAAATTTATAGAAGGCATAAATTAATCAATATGAAATGGATATGTGGAGAACCCCTCACTCCTACTCTCCAAAACTCCCAGCCTCCAAAAGAGgtggaaaaaagagagaatattatttcaaaatatCTAAAGGTTTTGGCTAAGTTGGGGGCACTAGTTAAGTATGAATAATCTTGTTTTTTGGTTTCGTGCTTGTATATTAATGTGGTaataaatatgagaaaaaattagAACGTGTAAATACGCTGGTTTACACcctctaataataataatgtgacatttcatatttttactatataaaataTAGAGCACGATGCACACAAATACACAATTATACCCTCaaaaatacataatataataaaaattaaaacccacaTGACCAGAAAATCAAAACTCAAACTCATTGTGTGGACAACCAGCCCAACAATGAGCCGTTGGTGATGGTGACGGTGACGTTGCCAAGCTTTGCTTACTTTGGAGAGTCATAAGGACCTAAGTACTGGCATTGGGGGGTGTAAACACCCTtcagttgctattttacaactcaAGACAGTAAAAACCCACTCCATCCGGgttttatactttaaaaaaattgcaacctATGAATAATAAGGTTGCATATATACAaccttactattcataggttgtaaagaaaaaaaataatatttaagtgataagtttttgttttttgtttttaattatatttttaaggagagagagagagaaagagagaaagagagaagcaaTAAGCTAGAGGGTGATTCGAGGAAGGTGGATTGAGCTAATCCATAAATTGAGTGTGCTACTGTTTATTTGCATTTTGATTATAAGCCaatttattgcttttttatttatttattattgagaTTCGACGTAATTATAATATGCAATTGCACTGTGTAATTAaaccccctctctctctctctactaaCACTTTAAATCCTAGCCATTTATCACAATTGCATCAagtttaatacttttttttccctaccaTTTGCAGGTCCCTTGTAAGTTtctgactaattttttttagatttttacctttttattatctacaatacttttcaacaaaaaaattatataggttgttttcaaaatataaaaaacaacggtttaaaaaaaaatcctcaaattaAAGGCGCCAAAAAGGGTGGAaagtctctcactctctctagtCTGATAGTCTCTACTCTACTCTCTACAGTAAACCTAATAATAAGTAAGAAAGTAAGTGGGAAGAGAGAGATGACATCAGCAATAGGATGGTACGGACCCCTCATCGATCTCTCCGAAGCCTCTCTCCACGTGGGCGATTTCGTTCAGCTCCTCGTTTTCGTTCACCGATCAACTCCTACTGTTCAGGTCGAATGTTATTTCATTTGGATgttattcattttttgtttgtttgatagtttattaattgaattttggtATTGCAATTAACGCAGTACAAGTTATCAAAAGGCGGAGGAGGAGGAGATCATGTAATAAGGACAGAAATTCAAGTGGGTGACAACACACGACCATTTTTTCCTGTCTCCCTATGGCACAAGCAAATGCAATTATCTACACCTGGTGATGTCATTTTGTTACAAAGTCAGTTCTATACTCTAATTTGCTTATTAAGATTGCAACATTTGTTTCATtactcattaaaaataaataaataaataaattatatccaaaTTAGTTTCTAACGTGCCccaatttaattattacaatttttggTGTTAACTGTTAAGTGACTCATTCATAATACTCAGCTCCAAAAGTAAGAAAACTTCATCATGCCCAAtatcacatttttcttttctttttggttgggTAGAAATTcc contains the following coding sequences:
- the LOC115960370 gene encoding kinesin-like protein KIN-4C: MENSEARSSQRVRVAVSIRPDDGTDCISVVHGEPLPQVQIGSESFTFDYVYGGSTGSPASALYGDCVSPLVDALFDGRNATLIAYGQTGSGKTYTMGSNYSGKGSNVGVIPKVMEDIFQRVEVMKDSREFVIRVSFIEVLTNKVYDLLDPNLRARVSLQIREIDGGTTVAGVIEAEVRTEEEMATHLSCGSHSRATGSTDMNDQSSGSHAIFTITMEQKNFAHNEDIGDDIICAKLLLVDLAGKGTSINEDLLALGKVISDLGGKRKRKEIRHIPYRDRKLTHLLQDSLGGNSKTVMIACVRPANANLKETLSTLKYANHARNIQNKAAVLPQKTKKASMSTKRCIDCREKDSEIRDKDSEIRDLKEKVLKLEMDKAELIRSLNVSKKRRMAMDGDLNNEGHKNDLRNQGYRSSSRSEDMDTSESEYLDDSDDDDWPQELLHCSSCSKNSSCKTVRCTCHASGCSCGTLCACLPSKCANRS
- the LOC115961655 gene encoding DIS3-like exonuclease 2, with the translated sequence MELVAAQIEEWDEESSVPLAHVLHIFGWGSEVEAQINAILFESAIRSSEFSPELLSSIPHIPWEVPPEEVKSRRDLRNLCIFTIDPSTAIELDDALSIEKLSNGNFRVGVHIADVSYFILPDTAIEIEAQVGSTSVYLSQYKLPMLPPMFSENLCSLNPGVDRLAFSIFVDINYAGDVVDHWIGHSVIQSCCKLSYKQAQDIIDEISNVDSSNITENGNPQLYGHFKWPDVVRSVKSLHEISKILKEKRFSDGALRLESSKVVYLFDDHGIPYDSMLCGQKESNFLVEFMLLANRTAAEIISRAFPDSALLWRHPEPNMWKLREFEAFCCKHGLELDTSSSGRFNQSLEQIREKLKDDTVLFDILISYASRPMQVATYFCSGDQKNGENDWGHYALAVPHYTHFTSPLHRYPDIIVHRTLAAAIEAEELYLNYRGSLPKVSRGEKVARRCFTCIHFDRDTAESLEGKKALSAAAVKHGVPCSESLADVAAYCNERKQASSHVKDACDKLYMWVLLKKKKVFFILPSAQF
- the LOC115960371 gene encoding inactive exonuclease DIS3L2-like, with the protein product MFILSVSVFGLCFMFGLSIVLLQILFSEARVLGLGPRFMSIYIQKLAIERRIYYDEVEGLTVEWLETTSTLVLSLANKRSSRRGGPGKWRALEDIEFVVSPCDVKIELGVFGGSSSEQVGDTGVAAQASEPICKSVISNTEVDPGVSPSQCISFQPFL